In Stieleria varia, one genomic interval encodes:
- a CDS encoding fatty acid desaturase, whose amino-acid sequence MTSSNHSAVPPGGFKLRFHPRIFGSAAPVFPGFEIDISDRVDDADRPDAVWHRDRAKQMIKAHPEIKGLIGNNPYTFIWCILFTGAQIGVAAAAGMVSWWLVPVLAYFIGAWINICLFMLAHECNHNLVFKKTAPNRWLYTLTTMPMFLSGHHTWWVEHHVHHNDLGAKKDFVKRRRSFMLLTRQQVLWKTEGPLYKAFSWLATPLFSPYSLLMLVTQVMRSVLGLIVYVFESLLRGRLRPGTLSLKILADEHLVSGYVRNSMTGWAVIYPLFSLGLTVALFFVGGWKALVFLLLSQLFMTGFLNPVMFGMILSNSHFHGHSRYQPSSSYYGWMNWFTFNFGLHTEHHDISGIPWNRLPKMRQYAPEFYDNIVQTESYARLALQFAFGSRDKGDTDFDNEVYRNAEMFRKMEEEQAAAAAGKTSESDSEKAEPADEIVDDARQFSRP is encoded by the coding sequence ATGACTTCGTCCAATCACTCTGCAGTGCCTCCGGGTGGATTCAAGCTACGTTTTCACCCGCGAATTTTTGGCAGTGCGGCTCCTGTTTTTCCTGGATTCGAGATCGATATCTCGGACCGTGTTGATGATGCCGATCGCCCGGATGCCGTCTGGCACCGCGATCGTGCGAAACAGATGATCAAGGCGCATCCGGAGATCAAGGGGCTGATCGGAAATAATCCATACACGTTCATTTGGTGCATCCTGTTCACCGGAGCCCAGATCGGCGTGGCTGCGGCTGCCGGCATGGTCAGTTGGTGGTTGGTCCCCGTGCTTGCTTACTTCATCGGTGCCTGGATCAACATCTGCCTGTTCATGTTGGCACACGAGTGCAACCACAATCTGGTCTTCAAGAAAACCGCGCCCAACCGCTGGCTGTACACCCTGACAACGATGCCGATGTTTCTATCGGGGCATCACACGTGGTGGGTCGAGCATCACGTGCACCACAATGATTTGGGCGCCAAGAAGGACTTTGTGAAACGCCGTCGCAGCTTCATGTTGCTGACACGTCAACAAGTGTTGTGGAAAACCGAAGGGCCGCTGTACAAGGCATTCTCTTGGCTGGCAACGCCGTTGTTCTCACCGTACTCACTGTTGATGCTGGTCACACAAGTGATGCGGTCTGTCCTCGGGCTGATCGTGTACGTCTTTGAATCACTCTTGCGAGGGCGTCTGCGTCCGGGAACCTTGTCGCTCAAGATTTTGGCAGATGAGCATTTGGTGAGCGGATACGTCCGCAACTCCATGACGGGCTGGGCCGTGATCTATCCGCTCTTTAGCCTGGGGCTCACCGTCGCGTTGTTCTTTGTCGGTGGCTGGAAAGCCCTGGTGTTCCTGCTGCTCTCACAGTTGTTCATGACCGGATTCCTGAACCCCGTGATGTTCGGGATGATCCTCAGCAACTCGCACTTCCATGGTCACAGCCGCTATCAACCGTCCTCGTCCTATTACGGATGGATGAATTGGTTCACGTTTAACTTTGGACTCCACACCGAGCACCACGACATCTCGGGTATCCCCTGGAATCGATTGCCCAAGATGCGTCAGTACGCGCCCGAGTTTTACGACAACATCGTGCAAACCGAATCCTACGCACGTCTGGCGTTGCAGTTCGCATTCGGTAGTCGCGACAAAGGCGACACGGATTTTGACAATGAGGTCTATCGAAACGCCGAAATGTTCCGAAAGATGGAAGAGGAGCAAGCAGCAGCGGCGGCAGGCAAGACATCGGAATCCGACTCTGAGAAAGCGGAACCGGCAGACGAAATCGTCGATGACGCGCGGCAGTTCTCGCGTCCATGA
- a CDS encoding SDR family NAD(P)-dependent oxidoreductase has product MSLADKVVLITGATGGIGSALATTLAAKGCKIGLLARNETRLREIADSLQSSSTKVACAGTEVAYACADVGERAEVAHAVDQITQQLGPIDLLIANAGVGDPDQIEPFDGELFERLMRVNWLGMVNAIQAVLPAMLERRSGHITTVSSLRGYRGLPGFAGYGSTKAAVNHFMDALRVDLRGRGVAVTTVCPGYVRTAMTDSKDFPMPFIMEPEQAAKKIVYAIERKKKVFNFPWQLALMSRVVRSLPDWAVDRVAPR; this is encoded by the coding sequence ATGAGCCTTGCCGATAAAGTTGTCTTGATTACCGGTGCCACCGGAGGCATCGGTTCCGCGCTGGCAACCACTCTGGCTGCCAAAGGCTGCAAGATCGGCTTGCTCGCTCGCAACGAAACGCGGTTGCGGGAAATCGCTGACTCTCTGCAGTCATCGAGTACCAAAGTCGCCTGCGCGGGTACCGAAGTCGCCTACGCGTGTGCCGATGTCGGGGAACGAGCCGAGGTCGCCCATGCCGTCGATCAAATCACACAGCAGCTCGGGCCGATCGACCTGCTGATCGCAAACGCGGGGGTCGGGGACCCGGACCAGATCGAGCCCTTTGACGGCGAATTGTTCGAGCGTCTGATGCGTGTCAATTGGCTGGGCATGGTCAACGCCATCCAAGCCGTTTTGCCTGCGATGCTGGAACGTCGCAGTGGTCACATCACTACGGTATCGAGCTTGCGAGGCTACCGTGGCCTCCCCGGCTTTGCCGGCTATGGCTCCACCAAAGCCGCCGTCAATCATTTCATGGACGCCCTGCGAGTTGACTTGCGTGGCCGCGGCGTGGCCGTCACGACCGTCTGCCCCGGATATGTTCGCACCGCAATGACGGATTCCAAAGACTTTCCCATGCCGTTCATCATGGAACCGGAGCAAGCGGCCAAGAAAATCGTCTACGCGATTGAACGCAAAAAGAAAGTGTTCAATTTCCCTTGGCAATTGGCGTTGATGAGCCGTGTCGTTCGATCGCTACCCGACTGGGCCGTCGACCGAGTCGCACCGCGCTGA
- a CDS encoding condensation domain-containing protein produces the protein MTQRDSEETMHDAVFSGRPLSPFENVFWRLTSYAQICVSAIAHVQGTISETLLRNALDLVRDRHPLLRVRIETTNDGPAFRTDNVPEIPLRVVQCDSEQWTAVVEEEINTPFPLDIGPLFRCVLADHGNDESHLLITFDHVVGDGMSGMYLLRDLLQHIQTPQSDGFGPVKQRLADTTAMDERLPAAVLGGAGSLRRAKLVAGVVFENLRYGAVSPIPMDQQAALNQRHTKVISQEFDESFVASLAKRSRQEQTTVHGALSAAIVLGVVHDAGKSLSIKHRCPVNVRDSLVPAVGEDVGMFASMVLFRGRVDPGEPFWDLARRIRGQLKSSIDRGQPAVMASMLPRLYQTIGGDKLPLETLAERWQRHTRSTSGLTNVGRLDLSIGDGPLQLRALTFAVSPGAIGDFACTAATYADRMLLNFMCPEPTINEFRGVRLADDIAGRLRAAVR, from the coding sequence ATGACGCAGCGTGATTCAGAAGAAACCATGCACGATGCAGTGTTCAGCGGGCGACCGCTCAGCCCATTTGAAAACGTTTTTTGGCGTCTGACTTCTTACGCACAGATTTGCGTCAGCGCCATCGCGCACGTTCAAGGTACGATTTCTGAAACGCTGCTCCGGAACGCACTTGATCTCGTCCGTGATCGACATCCGTTGTTGCGAGTACGTATCGAAACGACAAACGATGGCCCGGCTTTTCGGACGGACAATGTCCCCGAGATTCCGTTGCGCGTGGTGCAATGTGACTCCGAACAGTGGACAGCGGTTGTCGAAGAAGAAATCAACACACCCTTTCCGCTGGACATCGGCCCGCTGTTTCGCTGCGTTTTGGCCGATCACGGAAACGACGAAAGCCATCTACTGATCACGTTTGACCATGTTGTCGGCGATGGCATGTCCGGCATGTACTTGCTCCGCGATCTCTTACAGCACATTCAGACGCCTCAGTCGGACGGTTTCGGGCCAGTCAAACAACGATTGGCAGATACCACTGCGATGGATGAACGTTTGCCTGCTGCGGTTCTCGGAGGTGCGGGATCGTTGCGGCGAGCAAAATTGGTCGCCGGTGTGGTTTTCGAAAACTTGCGATACGGCGCGGTATCACCGATCCCGATGGATCAACAGGCAGCGTTGAATCAGCGGCATACCAAGGTGATCTCGCAAGAATTTGACGAAAGCTTCGTCGCCTCACTGGCCAAGCGATCTCGCCAGGAACAAACGACGGTCCACGGTGCGTTGTCGGCCGCGATTGTCTTGGGCGTCGTTCACGACGCGGGAAAATCATTGAGCATCAAGCACCGCTGTCCGGTCAACGTGCGAGATAGCTTGGTGCCAGCCGTGGGCGAGGACGTCGGAATGTTTGCATCCATGGTCTTGTTTCGCGGGCGTGTTGATCCTGGCGAGCCGTTTTGGGATCTTGCACGCCGCATCCGTGGTCAGCTCAAATCGAGTATCGATCGCGGTCAGCCGGCGGTGATGGCGAGCATGCTGCCTCGGCTGTATCAAACCATCGGCGGCGACAAACTGCCGCTGGAAACACTGGCCGAGCGTTGGCAGCGACACACACGCAGCACCAGCGGACTGACGAATGTCGGCCGTTTGGACCTCTCGATCGGCGATGGACCGCTTCAGCTCCGCGCATTGACATTTGCGGTTTCACCGGGCGCGATCGGCGACTTCGCTTGCACCGCAGCAACTTATGCGGATCGCATGCTGTTGAATTTCATGTGTCCCGAGCCAACGATCAACGAATTCCGCGGCGTTCGATTGGCCGACGACATCGCCGGCAGACTGAGGGCTGCTGTCAGATAA
- a CDS encoding sterol desaturase family protein, with product MSEFATEIVIGILWRIPVILLAFSIGEWLVHKYLLHKPLSIAPFIERQHGQEHHGQGQNEIIPHIDLTLVDYFWTLPFFALAGFRISMGHAGGWAGVIALSSVVFAHRYFWNKIHRGIHRDDSGNRLENNWMTRRSWFPMFENHHLDHHRRPDRNFGVVFLWIDYAFRTKWTSAATRATMKVAEETHAAKTTST from the coding sequence GTGAGTGAGTTTGCAACTGAAATCGTCATTGGAATTCTGTGGCGAATCCCTGTGATCCTGCTGGCCTTTTCGATCGGGGAATGGTTGGTTCACAAGTATCTGTTGCACAAACCACTGTCCATCGCACCATTCATTGAGCGACAGCATGGCCAGGAGCACCATGGGCAGGGGCAGAACGAGATCATTCCGCACATCGACCTCACCTTGGTCGACTACTTTTGGACGCTGCCCTTCTTTGCGCTTGCCGGGTTTCGCATTTCCATGGGGCACGCTGGTGGTTGGGCGGGAGTGATCGCGCTGTCATCCGTAGTTTTTGCGCATCGCTATTTTTGGAATAAGATTCACCGTGGAATCCACCGCGATGACTCGGGCAATCGGCTTGAGAACAATTGGATGACTCGTCGATCTTGGTTTCCCATGTTTGAGAACCATCACTTGGATCACCATCGCCGCCCGGATCGCAATTTCGGCGTGGTGTTTCTGTGGATCGACTATGCGTTTCGCACAAAGTGGACCAGTGCGGCAACTCGTGCGACCATGAAAGTGGCGGAGGAAACTCACGCCGCCAAGACGACGTCCACGTGA
- a CDS encoding bile acid:sodium symporter family protein translates to MDFDVDFIAVESYLSIAILVTSTIGMGATLTLREFAAVCRMPQGIIAVTVAQVVISPLLAIGLSRLFQLPAGVAFGLLLVAAMPGGLFSNLLTHLGGGNVALSITATSVSTLLCLLSTSLLLRLYGASQLPADFAMPMGRIFLDILLYVLMPLFAGLTIRRVWPHHAPRFSRIFVHLSSFLLGCYILSAFFGGRLEIFVYGWQTPLALTLFGAGSLWSGILMSFAFRLPPNDRFAISIESVFRNAGLALLLKAAIFPAVDGLADPIADGVLYVILFYMGVSLAIGIEESTAKRLGIGFLYPKPEPQESDTQKQETRGGGANDHSDENAVSDSADQPRESHLT, encoded by the coding sequence GTGGATTTTGACGTGGACTTCATCGCCGTCGAATCCTATTTGTCGATCGCGATTCTGGTCACATCGACCATCGGGATGGGAGCCACATTGACGCTCCGTGAGTTTGCCGCCGTTTGTCGAATGCCTCAGGGGATCATCGCGGTCACGGTCGCACAGGTTGTCATTTCACCGCTGCTGGCGATCGGCTTGTCGCGTCTGTTTCAGTTGCCCGCGGGAGTAGCGTTCGGCTTGCTGTTGGTTGCCGCGATGCCCGGAGGCTTGTTTTCGAACTTGCTGACGCACCTCGGTGGTGGAAACGTGGCTTTATCGATCACGGCCACATCGGTTTCCACGCTCTTGTGCCTGCTGAGCACTTCCTTGCTGTTGCGACTGTATGGTGCATCGCAACTGCCGGCCGACTTTGCGATGCCGATGGGGCGGATCTTTTTGGACATCCTCCTGTATGTGCTGATGCCCCTCTTTGCCGGCCTGACCATTCGGCGAGTTTGGCCTCACCATGCGCCTCGCTTTAGTCGCATCTTTGTTCATCTGAGCAGTTTCCTGCTCGGATGCTACATCCTCAGCGCATTCTTCGGCGGACGTCTCGAGATCTTTGTTTATGGCTGGCAGACCCCACTCGCCCTGACACTGTTCGGTGCCGGCTCACTTTGGAGCGGGATCCTGATGTCGTTTGCGTTTCGCTTGCCCCCGAATGACCGATTTGCGATCTCGATCGAATCCGTGTTTCGCAATGCCGGACTGGCGCTGTTGCTCAAGGCCGCGATCTTTCCAGCAGTCGATGGACTGGCGGATCCGATCGCGGATGGTGTCCTGTATGTGATCCTGTTTTATATGGGCGTCTCACTGGCCATCGGCATCGAAGAATCGACCGCTAAACGCCTCGGGATCGGATTCCTGTATCCGAAACCAGAACCCCAGGAATCGGACACGCAGAAACAAGAAACGCGGGGCGGCGGTGCCAACGACCATTCGGACGAGAACGCTGTCAGCGACTCCGCGGATCAGCCGCGTGAGTCCCATCTCACTTGA
- the metK gene encoding methionine adenosyltransferase, producing the protein MSKARYLFTSESVSMGHPDKLADRISDAILDAIFEQDPNSRVACETMVTTGVAIIAGEISTQAKVNYADVVRATINEVGYTDDQMGICGDTCAVMVSLDTQSPDIAQGVDAGEGKDVGAGDQGLMFGYACKDTDELMPLPIALSHRIINRITEARFNKEVNWLRPDNKSQVTVEYEGNTPVRIDTVVVSAQHCPDVTNDEIREFIINKVIKPSLPAELDKGDIKYHINPTGKFVVGGPHGDCGLTGRKIIVDTYGGWGRHGGGAFSGKDPTKVDRSAAYMARYVAKNIVAAGLAERCEVQLAYAIGVSEPVSVHVDTEGTGTVADDKLCALVREHFPLTPAGIIDHLQLRRPVFKVTTAGGHFGREGDTFTWEKTDKADALAAAAK; encoded by the coding sequence GTGAGCAAAGCTCGTTATCTGTTTACCAGCGAATCCGTCAGCATGGGCCACCCCGACAAGCTGGCCGACCGGATTTCCGACGCCATCCTCGATGCCATTTTTGAACAAGACCCGAACAGTCGCGTCGCATGCGAGACCATGGTCACCACCGGCGTGGCCATCATCGCTGGTGAAATCTCTACCCAAGCCAAAGTGAACTATGCCGACGTTGTTCGCGCAACGATCAACGAAGTCGGCTATACCGATGACCAAATGGGAATCTGCGGCGACACCTGTGCCGTGATGGTTTCCTTGGACACACAAAGCCCGGACATCGCGCAAGGCGTCGATGCGGGTGAAGGCAAAGACGTCGGCGCGGGCGACCAAGGCCTGATGTTCGGCTACGCGTGCAAAGACACCGATGAACTGATGCCCCTGCCCATCGCCCTGTCGCATCGTATCATCAATCGAATCACCGAAGCTCGATTCAACAAAGAAGTCAACTGGCTGCGTCCAGACAACAAGAGCCAAGTCACGGTCGAGTACGAAGGCAACACGCCGGTGCGAATCGACACGGTGGTCGTCAGCGCTCAGCACTGTCCCGACGTGACCAACGATGAGATCCGAGAGTTCATCATCAATAAGGTCATCAAGCCGTCGTTGCCCGCGGAACTGGATAAGGGTGACATCAAGTACCACATCAACCCGACGGGCAAGTTCGTCGTCGGGGGACCTCACGGCGACTGCGGCTTGACCGGCCGCAAGATCATCGTCGACACCTACGGTGGCTGGGGACGTCACGGCGGCGGTGCATTCAGTGGCAAGGATCCGACAAAGGTCGACCGCTCGGCGGCATACATGGCTCGCTACGTCGCTAAAAACATTGTTGCGGCTGGACTGGCCGAGCGTTGCGAAGTCCAACTCGCGTACGCCATCGGCGTCAGTGAACCGGTCAGCGTCCACGTCGATACCGAAGGAACAGGAACCGTCGCGGACGACAAACTCTGCGCCTTGGTTCGCGAGCATTTCCCACTGACACCCGCAGGAATCATTGATCACCTGCAACTGCGTCGCCCCGTCTTCAAGGTCACCACGGCCGGCGGTCACTTCGGTCGCGAAGGTGACACGTTCACTTGGGAAAAGACCGACAAAGCAGACGCATTGGCCGCAGCGGCGAAGTGA
- a CDS encoding metallophosphoesterase family protein, with translation MHLNHVAMPQWDQWIEAIEDAKADADKHDATVAGLIITGDISEADDVIFQLERIVGVTRLPLYFVLGNHDFYHGLIATTRGEVVRIMRENEDLFYLTDTTPIEIAQDVFLIGDDGWGDATVGDYDGSPIRLHDFQLIADFVESRTADWPKLLHRLGKESADRLRDKLLALPERVRQVLVATHVPPQRESCWYEGKVSDDDWAPFFVCGQIGEVLEWYADRHPDVHLTVLCGHTHHQGVARIRDNLIIYTGSAVYGEPTVQSVINADADEVGLVDPKSGDT, from the coding sequence GTGCATCTCAACCACGTTGCGATGCCGCAGTGGGACCAATGGATCGAAGCGATTGAGGACGCCAAAGCTGACGCGGACAAACATGACGCTACCGTCGCCGGTTTGATCATCACCGGCGACATCTCCGAAGCGGACGATGTCATCTTTCAGTTGGAGCGGATCGTCGGCGTCACCCGGTTGCCGCTCTATTTCGTTCTCGGCAATCATGATTTTTATCACGGTCTGATCGCCACGACTCGCGGCGAAGTCGTTCGGATCATGCGTGAGAACGAAGACCTCTTTTACCTGACGGACACCACTCCGATCGAGATCGCGCAAGACGTGTTTTTGATCGGCGACGACGGATGGGGCGACGCCACCGTCGGAGACTACGATGGTTCGCCCATTCGGCTGCACGACTTTCAGTTGATCGCTGACTTTGTCGAATCCCGTACAGCCGATTGGCCCAAGCTGTTGCATCGACTCGGAAAAGAATCCGCCGATCGGCTCCGCGACAAACTCTTGGCATTGCCCGAGCGTGTGCGGCAAGTCCTTGTCGCCACCCACGTGCCCCCGCAGCGCGAGTCATGCTGGTACGAAGGGAAGGTTTCGGACGACGATTGGGCGCCGTTCTTTGTCTGCGGTCAGATCGGCGAAGTCTTGGAGTGGTATGCGGATCGACATCCCGATGTTCATCTGACCGTTCTCTGCGGCCACACCCATCATCAAGGAGTTGCCCGAATTCGCGACAACCTGATCATCTACACCGGCAGCGCGGTCTACGGAGAACCCACTGTGCAATCGGTCATCAACGCGGATGCCGATGAGGTTGGTCTTGTGGATCCTAAAAGCGGCGACACGTAA
- a CDS encoding 2-phosphosulfolactate phosphatase: protein MNVSVALLPDEIDPQLDLTRCCVAVIDVLRATSVMSTAGKAGALDIVTYASSEEARRMAKQSEVPSLLCGERHCIKIEGFDLGNSPSEYTTEQVTGKRVIMTTTNGTAAIAKSQTAGEMICVSLLNFSASVKELSGHESVCIVCAGTNGRISSEDVLLAGGLVDALKVRDQETGLDDSARIAWALWQQSVGTGKPDASRIVEELRRSQGGRNLQAIGHGDDIAVCSQIDSVEGIIRRVSSNPPTFRYQAADAKR, encoded by the coding sequence ATGAATGTCTCGGTTGCATTGCTGCCTGATGAAATCGATCCTCAACTCGACCTGACACGTTGCTGCGTCGCAGTGATCGATGTTCTCAGGGCCACGTCGGTGATGTCAACCGCCGGAAAGGCGGGTGCGCTGGACATCGTGACTTACGCGTCCAGTGAAGAAGCCCGAAGGATGGCGAAACAGTCAGAAGTTCCCTCGCTGCTGTGCGGCGAACGTCACTGCATCAAAATCGAAGGCTTTGATCTGGGCAATTCACCGTCTGAGTACACCACCGAGCAGGTTACCGGCAAACGCGTGATCATGACCACGACCAACGGCACCGCTGCGATCGCGAAATCGCAGACCGCTGGCGAGATGATCTGCGTCTCGCTGCTGAATTTCTCTGCGTCGGTGAAAGAGCTTTCAGGGCACGAGTCCGTATGCATCGTTTGCGCCGGCACCAACGGCCGGATCAGCAGCGAAGATGTGTTGCTGGCCGGCGGTTTGGTCGACGCATTGAAAGTCCGCGATCAGGAAACCGGACTGGATGATTCCGCGCGGATCGCGTGGGCCTTGTGGCAGCAGAGTGTGGGAACGGGAAAGCCGGATGCGTCACGGATCGTCGAGGAATTGCGGCGATCACAGGGAGGACGCAACTTGCAGGCGATCGGCCACGGCGACGACATCGCTGTCTGTTCGCAAATCGACAGCGTCGAGGGAATCATCCGCCGCGTGTCATCCAACCCACCAACGTTTCGCTATCAGGCGGCGGATGCCAAACGGTAG
- a CDS encoding MATE family efflux transporter produces the protein MNKALASGPADESLPSFWNVMLELIRVAMPLMVSTGTFCLVLFTDRTLLLRFDGPSMSASMAGGNLFWVLICVPMGVISMSGAIIGQHVGAGEDDKVGRLIWQSVWMALLTIPFFSAVALYADLPFRWTNQPEELIALESAYLGWLMIGAVGLMLETALSGFFAGTERTRVIMWVSVFSGILNIILDAVLIFGLGPIPAMGIVGAAIGSVVAFWFKAACYAVLLCRPAIQSRYEILSGFGFDRAVFLNLLFYGLPSGLMNLAEAGGFTVIILRIGNLGDLPLRATAMAINFNMIAFIPLVGVGIATSVLVGRHLLESGPKRATMSAVAAFLFALTYSVFWAIAYIALPDKMMSLYTYGEMDQSTLDSTHIAQGLLGFVAMYLILDSSQLIFASALRGAGDTWFVLLAGLTASIVALTIGYQFEPTRLPEQPDSAYLDTSLQWWWWIITMWIWMLGIAMTGRFIQGRWKEKRMV, from the coding sequence GTGAACAAAGCCCTCGCATCGGGACCAGCCGATGAATCCTTGCCTTCCTTTTGGAATGTGATGCTGGAGCTGATCCGGGTGGCGATGCCATTGATGGTCAGCACCGGCACGTTTTGCTTGGTCCTGTTCACCGACCGGACCTTGTTGCTGCGTTTCGATGGTCCGTCGATGAGCGCATCGATGGCCGGCGGCAATCTGTTTTGGGTGTTGATCTGCGTGCCGATGGGAGTGATTTCCATGAGTGGTGCGATCATCGGTCAGCACGTCGGAGCTGGGGAGGACGACAAGGTCGGCAGGCTGATTTGGCAAAGCGTGTGGATGGCACTGCTGACCATTCCGTTCTTTTCGGCCGTTGCTCTCTACGCCGATCTGCCGTTTCGCTGGACGAATCAGCCGGAGGAATTGATCGCACTGGAGTCGGCCTATTTGGGTTGGCTGATGATCGGCGCGGTGGGATTGATGTTGGAGACGGCGTTGAGCGGATTCTTTGCCGGCACCGAGCGGACTCGCGTGATCATGTGGGTCTCCGTCTTTTCGGGAATCCTCAATATCATCCTGGATGCCGTGCTGATTTTTGGCTTGGGGCCGATCCCCGCGATGGGAATCGTCGGCGCGGCAATCGGCTCGGTGGTCGCATTCTGGTTCAAAGCCGCCTGCTACGCCGTCTTGTTGTGTCGCCCTGCGATTCAGTCACGTTACGAAATCCTGTCTGGATTCGGATTCGATCGCGCGGTGTTCTTGAATCTGTTGTTCTACGGGCTGCCCAGTGGCTTGATGAATCTGGCGGAGGCGGGCGGTTTCACGGTGATCATTCTGCGGATCGGCAATCTGGGTGACTTGCCACTCAGGGCAACCGCCATGGCGATCAACTTCAATATGATCGCTTTCATTCCACTGGTCGGCGTGGGAATTGCGACCTCGGTCTTGGTCGGACGCCACTTGCTGGAATCAGGCCCAAAACGTGCGACGATGAGCGCGGTGGCGGCGTTTCTGTTCGCATTGACCTATTCCGTTTTTTGGGCGATCGCGTACATCGCACTGCCCGACAAAATGATGTCGCTGTATACGTACGGCGAGATGGACCAGTCGACGTTGGATTCGACTCACATCGCGCAAGGTCTGTTGGGATTTGTGGCGATGTATTTGATTCTTGATTCCTCGCAACTGATTTTCGCATCCGCTCTGCGTGGCGCGGGCGACACTTGGTTTGTATTGCTCGCCGGACTGACTGCTTCGATCGTCGCACTGACGATCGGCTATCAGTTCGAACCCACACGATTGCCCGAACAGCCGGATTCGGCATACCTGGACACGTCCCTGCAATGGTGGTGGTGGATCATCACGATGTGGATATGGATGCTGGGGATCGCCATGACGGGACGATTCATCCAAGGTCGCTGGAAAGAGAAAAGGATGGTGTGA
- a CDS encoding rhomboid family intramembrane serine protease, with product MRRIGTVNDPDKAQELAKRLADYLITLSIESSVDSDGQGGWTLWVRDEERVDEAKQAFAEFLASPDDPKFKVSSEASRIRDQRIAENRRRLETQRKLKMSMPKTRGVGAMSSMPGRQQAIPVTLGVVLISVILSFSTGFARQNTSEIPGQISFEEKAYDKLSFVDPGEYIQTGDAFHSVREGEVWRIFTPMFLHGDMFHLAFNMIALFMLGSVLERLHGSKKYFVLLMVSYLVGMAFQLFLPPPSALPVWARGLAGSPFSIGASGAVYGLFGFLWIRPMIDSFYPLRIPPRNVMLMLGWLVFCIFGISGIANGAHIGGLIAGVAFAMLIPNRFLSDSE from the coding sequence ATGCGGCGAATTGGAACCGTCAACGACCCCGACAAAGCACAGGAGCTGGCCAAGCGATTGGCTGACTACTTGATCACGTTGTCGATCGAATCTTCGGTCGATTCGGATGGCCAAGGTGGCTGGACGTTGTGGGTGCGTGACGAAGAGCGCGTGGATGAGGCGAAGCAGGCGTTTGCCGAGTTTCTGGCGTCGCCGGATGACCCCAAGTTCAAGGTCAGTTCGGAGGCCAGCCGAATCCGTGACCAGCGGATCGCAGAAAACCGCCGTCGGCTGGAAACACAACGGAAGTTAAAGATGTCGATGCCCAAGACACGCGGCGTCGGAGCGATGAGTTCGATGCCGGGTCGGCAACAAGCCATCCCGGTCACGCTCGGTGTGGTCCTGATTTCGGTCATTTTGAGTTTTTCCACGGGCTTTGCGCGGCAGAATACCTCTGAGATTCCAGGCCAGATTTCTTTTGAAGAAAAAGCGTATGACAAACTTTCATTTGTGGATCCGGGCGAATATATCCAGACCGGGGACGCTTTTCACTCGGTGCGTGAGGGCGAGGTCTGGCGAATTTTTACGCCCATGTTCTTGCATGGGGACATGTTCCATTTGGCCTTCAACATGATTGCGTTGTTCATGCTCGGTTCCGTGTTGGAACGACTGCATGGCTCCAAGAAATACTTTGTCCTCCTGATGGTCAGTTATTTGGTTGGCATGGCGTTTCAGTTGTTCCTACCGCCGCCTTCTGCGCTACCGGTCTGGGCACGCGGACTCGCCGGGTCTCCGTTTTCGATCGGAGCGTCGGGAGCCGTCTATGGATTGTTCGGTTTCCTTTGGATCCGCCCAATGATCGATTCCTTTTATCCCCTGCGAATCCCGCCTCGCAACGTGATGTTGATGCTGGGCTGGTTGGTGTTCTGTATCTTTGGCATATCGGGGATCGCAAACGGTGCGCACATCGGTGGTTTGATCGCCGGGGTCGCGTTTGCCATGCTGATTCCGAATCGGTTTTTGAGTGATTCGGAGTGA
- a CDS encoding iron-sulfur cluster assembly accessory protein — MAIKLSERAALEVERFRKEHNFGEDMVLRIGVAGGGCSGFNYTLNFDDSFDEKADSKYECHGVAVVVDKKSSLYLDGTTVDWHESLEKQGFTFDNPNAVKSCGCGSSFQA; from the coding sequence ATGGCAATCAAGCTTAGTGAGCGAGCGGCTCTGGAAGTCGAACGATTCCGCAAAGAGCATAATTTCGGCGAAGACATGGTGCTCCGCATTGGCGTCGCCGGCGGCGGATGCAGCGGATTCAACTACACCCTCAACTTCGACGACAGCTTTGACGAAAAGGCAGACTCCAAATACGAGTGCCACGGAGTCGCGGTCGTCGTCGACAAAAAGAGCTCCCTGTATCTGGACGGCACCACCGTCGATTGGCACGAGAGCTTGGAGAAACAAGGCTTCACCTTTGACAACCCCAACGCAGTGAAGAGCTGCGGTTGCGGCAGCTCATTCCAAGCCTAG